The Myxococcota bacterium sequence CAGCGCGGCGCGCGCGAGCTCGGCCGGCACGCCCATGGCGAGCAGCACCGGCGACGGCTCGGTCGAGCCCGAGTGACACGCGGCGCCGGTCGAGACCGCGATGCCCTCCAGGTCGAGCGCCTCGACCAGCGCCTCGCCCGAGGCGCCGGGGAACGAGACGTCGAGCACGTGGGGCAGCACGTGCTCGGGCCCGCCGTTCCGCACCGGGTCCGGCACGGAGGCGGCGATCCCGCGCCAGAGTGAGTCGCGCAGCTCCGCCCGGTCGGCGCGCTCCGCGCCCGCGGCCTCGCAGGCGGCGCCGAAGCCGGCGAGCGCCGGCACGTTCTCGGTGCCCGCCCGCCGGCCGCGCTCCTGCTGGCCGCCGTGGAGCAGCGGCGCGAACGGAGCCCGCGGGCGCAGCCAGAGCGCGCCCACGCCCTTCGGGCCGCCCAGCTTGTGGCTCGAGAGCGAGGCCAGGTCGATCGGGAGTGACTCGAGCGCGAGGGCGGTCTTGCCGAAGGCCTGCGCGGCATCGGTGTGGAACGGAACGCCGGCCGCGCGAGCGGCGGCCGCGAGCTCCGCGATCGGCTGCAGCACGCCCGTCTCGTGGTTCGCCCACTGCACCGAGGCCAGCGCGCTGCCCGGCTCGAGCGCGGCCCGGAAGCGGTCCGGGTCGAGCCGCCCGTCGCGCTCCACCGGCACGACCGTCACGCGCACGCCGCGCGCGCGCGCAGCGGCCGCGGCCTCGAGCAACGAGGGGTGCTCGACCGCGGAAGTCACGAGCCGGGCACCCGGCTCGAGCCCACACAGAACGGTGTTGTTCGCCTCGCTCGCGCCGCTGGTGAACACGAGCCCCTCCGGCGCGACTCCGGCCAGCGCGGCCACCTGCCGGCGCGCGCGGGACAGCACGGCGCGCGCCTCGGCGCCCGCGGCATGCGCGCTCGAAGGGTTCCCGAACACGCGCTCCAGCGCCTCCTGGTGCGCCCGCAGGGCCTCCGGTCGCAGAGGTGCCGAGGCGTTGTGGTCCAGATAGATCAAGGAGTCCCCATGCTCGCGTGGGCACCCTGCCCACGCCCCTGGGGAGACTAGCGGTGGAGGCGCGCTTCCTCCTCTCTCACCCGCACGACTCTCTTGCGCACGCTTGGACCGTGTTTGAGCCGGCCCCGCGCGGCACGTGGCTTGCTCAATCCCGGGGCACGCCTCGGGAGCGCCGGGCGACTCCCTCCTTGCTGTACGGCCGGCGACCTCGAGGCGGACTCGGACTCCCCCCTACTCCCGCCTCCCCCCACAGGCCGGATCCGGTCCCGCGACAAACAAGCGGGACCGGATCCGGTCGACCGTTTTGGGGCCGATCCCGGGCACGCGGGCCGCCAGCTCTTCGAGGCTCGCGAAGGGGCCGCCGCGCTCGCGCTCGGCCACGATCGCGGCTGCGCGCGCCGGGCCGATCTCCGGCACGCGCTCGAGCCCACGCGCCGACAGCCGGTTCAGCGGCGCGGCCAGCCCGAGCGCCTCGCGCACCCCGAGCGGCGTGCGCGCGCAGTCACAGGCCGGGCCCGAGCCGAGCGCGCCCAGCCGACACCGTTCGGTGTCGGCCACGAGCGCGAGGCGCCCGGGCGCGGCGGGCGGCAGGGCGAAGCCCAGCGCCGCGGCCGCGAGCGCTCCCCACACGGCCGCGCGCGCGGCGCCCGTCGCCGGGACGCGAGGCCCCGGGTCAGGCGTCTTCGGCCTCCGCCGCGGTCGCGCCGAGCTCGAACGCGTCGTGCAGCGCGCGCACCGCGAGCTCGGTGAATTTCTCGTCGATCACCACGGAGATCTTGATCTCGGAGGTGTTGATCATCTGGATGTTGATGTTGTGGTCGGAGAGCACCTTGAACATCTTCCCGGCCACGCCCGCGTGGTCCTTCATGCCCAGGCCCACGACCGAGATCTTGGCGATGCCGCTGTCGGACTTCACGCCCGCGGCGCCGAGCTCGCGGCCCACCTGCTCCACCAGCGCGAGCGCGCGCTTCATGTCGCCGCGCGCGACCGTGAAGGTCATGTCGGTGTGACCCTGGGTCGAGACGTTCTGCACGATCATGTCGACCACGATGCCCGAGTCACTGAGCGGCCCGAAGATGCGCGCCGCGATGCCCGGCACGTCGGGCACGCCGAAGATCGTGACCTTGGCCTCGGCGCGGTTGTAGGTGACGCCCGAAACCACCAGGCGCTCCATGATCTCGCTCTCGGGAACCACCCAGGTGCCCTCCTCGTCGCTGAACGTGCTGCGCACGTGGACCGGAACTCGGAACTGCTTGCCGAACTTCACCGAGCGGATCTGCAGCACCTTGGAGCCGAGGCTCGCCATCTCGAGCATCTCGTCGTAGGAGATGCGCTCGAGTTTGCGCGCGTTGGGCACGATGCGCGGGTCGCTGGTGAACACGCCGGTGACGTCGGTCAGGATCTCGCACACGTCGGCGCCGAGCGCCGCCGCCACCGCCACCGCGCTGGTGTCGGAGCCGCCGCG is a genomic window containing:
- a CDS encoding helix-hairpin-helix domain-containing protein, translating into MWGALAAAALGFALPPAAPGRLALVADTERCRLGALGSGPACDCARTPLGVREALGLAAPLNRLSARGLERVPEIGPARAAAIVAERERGGPFASLEELAARVPGIGPKTVDRIRSRLFVAGPDPACGGRRE
- a CDS encoding cysteine desulfurase family protein, whose protein sequence is MIYLDHNASAPLRPEALRAHQEALERVFGNPSSAHAAGAEARAVLSRARRQVAALAGVAPEGLVFTSGASEANNTVLCGLEPGARLVTSAVEHPSLLEAAAAARARGVRVTVVPVERDGRLDPDRFRAALEPGSALASVQWANHETGVLQPIAELAAAARAAGVPFHTDAAQAFGKTALALESLPIDLASLSSHKLGGPKGVGALWLRPRAPFAPLLHGGQQERGRRAGTENVPALAGFGAACEAAGAERADRAELRDSLWRGIAASVPDPVRNGGPEHVLPHVLDVSFPGASGEALVEALDLEGIAVSTGAACHSGSTEPSPVLLAMGVPAELARAAL
- a CDS encoding aspartate kinase, with amino-acid sequence MALIVQKYGGTSVAGAERIRNVARRVVDTQKRGHEVVVVVSAMAGVTDQLVALAHEISPSPDPREYDMLVSTGEQQTIALLAMAIQTLGVRARSFTSAQVKVYTDDDHARARIHRIDTARIRDEIAAGGIAVLPGFQGVTDDGDITTLGRGGSDTSAVAVAAALGADVCEILTDVTGVFTSDPRIVPNARKLERISYDEMLEMASLGSKVLQIRSVKFGKQFRVPVHVRSTFSDEEGTWVVPESEIMERLVVSGVTYNRAEAKVTIFGVPDVPGIAARIFGPLSDSGIVVDMIVQNVSTQGHTDMTFTVARGDMKRALALVEQVGRELGAAGVKSDSGIAKISVVGLGMKDHAGVAGKMFKVLSDHNINIQMINTSEIKISVVIDEKFTELAVRALHDAFELGATAAEAEDA